A single Victivallis lenta DNA region contains:
- a CDS encoding amidohydrolase family protein has product MVIDFHAHFYPEKVAAKALAVCAARIPAWSDGTRSGLEASMREAGIDLAVGLTVVNAPGNSTNINAWAVRENRRPLIMTGGIHPDEPEPLRTIETVAAAGLPGIKVHPEYQHFRFDEERLFPVWERCEELGLFVVTHAGWDAMFDSPCRGTPEKLAEFHRRFPGVKLILAHLGGLAMWDDVEKYLTGLPVYLDLAMASPDYIEADRLLRIIRAHGAGRILFGTDSPWYGQKEQLGFIRSLPLSPAEQEQIFHRNAAELLRLP; this is encoded by the coding sequence ATGGTTATCGATTTTCACGCACATTTCTATCCCGAAAAAGTGGCGGCCAAAGCGCTGGCGGTCTGCGCGGCCAGAATTCCGGCCTGGTCGGACGGAACCCGGAGCGGGCTCGAAGCGTCGATGCGCGAGGCCGGAATCGATCTTGCGGTCGGCCTGACCGTCGTGAACGCCCCCGGGAACAGCACGAACATCAATGCCTGGGCCGTGCGCGAAAACCGGAGGCCGCTCATCATGACCGGCGGCATTCATCCGGACGAGCCGGAACCGCTCCGGACCATCGAAACCGTGGCGGCGGCCGGACTCCCCGGCATCAAAGTCCACCCCGAATACCAGCATTTCCGGTTCGACGAAGAGCGGCTGTTCCCGGTCTGGGAGCGCTGCGAAGAACTCGGGCTCTTCGTCGTGACCCACGCCGGATGGGATGCGATGTTCGATTCCCCCTGCCGGGGCACCCCGGAAAAACTCGCGGAATTTCACCGTCGCTTCCCCGGGGTCAAGCTCATTCTCGCCCACCTCGGCGGACTTGCCATGTGGGATGACGTCGAAAAATACCTGACCGGGCTGCCGGTCTATCTGGATCTGGCCATGGCCTCCCCGGACTATATCGAAGCCGACCGGCTGCTCCGGATCATTCGCGCCCACGGCGCCGGACGCATCCTCTTCGGCACCGACTCTCCGTGGTACGGCCAGAAAGAGCAGCTCGGCTTCATCCGTTCGCTGCCGCTCTCTCCCGCCGAGCAGGAGCAGATTTTCCACCGGAACGCCGCGGAGCTCCTCCGCCTCCCGTAA
- a CDS encoding metal ABC transporter ATP-binding protein, whose product MASSPQIIVELSDVWFGYEPGVPALEGVNFKIERGRSGCIVGPNGGGKSTLMRLLLGLLTPQRGKIRVFGTTPVAARPHIGYMPQYHQLDAAFPVTVFEVVLMGRMRKGFWGRYAAADREAARRALEEMGIPELASRSFSELSGGQRQRVLIARALASEPELLLLDEPTANIDPGAEEQFYATLDVLRKRMTVLTVSHDLGFVNREIDLVICVNRRVTVHEAAAFSAETANEVYHHQVNLIKHDHACFCNCEHRRTEPEREDAK is encoded by the coding sequence ATGGCTTCCTCTCCGCAAATTATCGTTGAACTGTCGGATGTCTGGTTCGGTTACGAGCCGGGCGTCCCGGCGCTCGAAGGCGTGAATTTCAAAATCGAACGCGGCCGCTCCGGCTGCATCGTCGGCCCGAACGGCGGCGGAAAAAGCACGCTGATGCGGCTGCTGCTCGGGCTCCTGACGCCGCAGAGGGGGAAAATCCGGGTTTTCGGCACGACTCCGGTTGCGGCGCGCCCGCATATCGGCTATATGCCGCAGTATCATCAGCTCGACGCGGCGTTTCCGGTCACGGTCTTCGAGGTCGTGCTGATGGGGCGTATGCGGAAGGGGTTCTGGGGGCGCTACGCCGCGGCCGACCGCGAGGCGGCGCGCAGGGCACTTGAGGAGATGGGGATTCCGGAGCTCGCGTCGCGCAGCTTCTCGGAGCTCTCCGGCGGCCAGCGCCAGCGGGTGCTGATCGCCCGGGCGCTGGCGAGCGAGCCGGAACTGCTGCTGCTCGACGAGCCGACCGCGAACATCGATCCCGGCGCCGAAGAGCAGTTCTACGCGACGCTCGATGTGCTGCGGAAGCGCATGACCGTCCTGACCGTGTCGCACGACCTCGGTTTCGTGAACCGCGAAATCGACCTTGTGATCTGTGTCAACCGGCGCGTGACGGTACACGAGGCCGCGGCCTTTTCCGCCGAGACGGCCAACGAGGTCTATCATCATCAGGTGAACCTGATCAAGCATGATCACGCCTGTTTCTGCAACTGCGAGCACCGCCGCACGGAGCCGGAGAGGGAGGACGCGAAATGA
- a CDS encoding tetratricopeptide repeat protein, which yields MKKRNLIFCGAACSALLLFAAGCGPSTAEECLKNGADRGANGDWKGALKMADRAAELSPDNVSALVLRAVACDALGERDRALDAARQAAVRNPESFAAQYTLGRLYAADPARYTDALPALTRAASLRGFKDRGTLVMLANTLVAQRSPSAMSWLNTLVRIAPELESEAAYHNLLGIAQAHARRPDAARQAFTRAYQLGRNNPTIVYNIGAFFDRYASNPRAAASFYRKFLELAGEDAAFAARKSEVTARLARIR from the coding sequence ATGAAAAAACGGAATCTGATTTTCTGCGGGGCGGCCTGTTCGGCGCTGCTGCTTTTTGCCGCCGGGTGCGGCCCTTCCACGGCGGAGGAGTGTCTGAAGAACGGCGCCGACCGCGGTGCGAACGGGGACTGGAAGGGTGCGCTTAAAATGGCGGACCGCGCCGCGGAGCTGAGTCCGGACAACGTTTCGGCGCTCGTGCTGCGGGCGGTTGCCTGCGACGCGCTCGGCGAACGCGACCGCGCGCTCGATGCGGCGCGCCAGGCCGCCGTGCGCAACCCGGAGAGCTTTGCGGCGCAGTATACGCTCGGCCGGCTCTATGCGGCCGATCCGGCGCGTTACACCGATGCGCTTCCGGCGCTGACCCGCGCCGCGTCGCTGCGCGGTTTTAAGGACCGCGGCACGCTGGTCATGCTGGCGAATACGCTGGTTGCCCAGCGTTCGCCGTCGGCGATGAGCTGGCTCAATACGCTTGTCCGCATCGCGCCGGAGCTCGAATCCGAGGCGGCGTACCACAATCTGCTCGGCATTGCGCAGGCGCATGCCAGGCGTCCCGACGCGGCGCGTCAGGCGTTCACCCGCGCCTACCAGCTGGGCCGGAACAATCCGACGATCGTCTACAATATCGGCGCCTTTTTCGACCGTTATGCCTCGAATCCGCGCGCGGCGGCGTCGTTTTACCGGAAGTTCCTCGAACTCGCCGGGGAAGATGCGGCCTTTGCGGCTCGGAAGAGCGAAGTCACGGCGCGCCTCGCGCGCATACGGTGA
- a CDS encoding tetratricopeptide repeat protein, which translates to MDQETGWKELMRQAKSGDAEAQCRLGCKLDFGDDETECDKAAAREWYRRAAEQGNLTAMNNLGLMLKNGEGGPADLKAGLELLSRAAEAGDEYAQRNCGKACERGEIPGAGLAEAERWYRLAIAGGHREAIFDLGYLLSDLLPSPTAEQLAEAAQLYRKLADEGDCEACYNLAVHYDFGKGVPVNHRLAVKYYRIAAAQGHDMATYNLGCSYEHGRGVRQDRRKALSLYRRALELGDHWACGKIAYFYYEGWGGVRKSYRKSFEWNRNYFLKFRDVHAAYNLSVAYYSGRGVKRNLRKSFLWTKYAFTHGYSKNLNDLGYMYLKGIGTEKNPERAEYWLEKAVAANPDDDDALYNLGLLAQQAGDCRKAAAYFTRVLEIDPQDPYSHYRLGRIRLFGLDGSPDPAAAGFHLEAARKKLGCARRLLRSKRFQSRMGEKTE; encoded by the coding sequence ATGGATCAGGAAACCGGTTGGAAAGAGCTGATGCGGCAGGCAAAAAGCGGGGATGCCGAAGCCCAATGCCGTCTTGGCTGCAAACTCGATTTCGGAGACGACGAAACCGAATGCGATAAAGCGGCTGCCCGAGAGTGGTACCGGCGCGCCGCGGAGCAGGGCAATCTCACCGCAATGAACAACCTCGGCCTTATGCTGAAGAACGGAGAAGGCGGTCCGGCCGATCTCAAAGCCGGGCTGGAACTGCTGTCCCGCGCAGCAGAAGCGGGCGATGAATACGCGCAGCGCAACTGCGGCAAAGCCTGCGAACGGGGAGAGATTCCGGGTGCCGGGCTTGCGGAAGCCGAACGCTGGTACCGGCTGGCGATTGCCGGCGGCCACCGCGAAGCGATTTTCGATCTGGGCTACCTGCTGTCCGATCTTCTCCCCTCCCCGACTGCGGAACAGCTCGCCGAAGCAGCTCAGCTCTACCGGAAGCTGGCCGACGAAGGAGATTGTGAAGCGTGTTACAACCTGGCAGTTCATTATGATTTCGGCAAAGGAGTCCCGGTGAATCACCGGCTGGCGGTCAAATATTACCGGATCGCCGCGGCTCAGGGACATGACATGGCGACCTACAACCTCGGCTGCTCCTATGAACACGGCCGCGGCGTCCGGCAAGACCGCAGAAAAGCGCTCTCCCTTTACCGGCGCGCACTTGAGCTGGGCGATCACTGGGCCTGCGGCAAAATAGCGTACTTTTACTATGAAGGCTGGGGCGGAGTGCGCAAGTCATACCGGAAATCATTCGAATGGAACCGGAATTATTTTCTGAAATTCCGAGACGTGCATGCCGCCTACAATCTCTCGGTTGCCTATTACAGCGGCCGCGGCGTGAAACGGAATCTGCGCAAATCATTCTTATGGACCAAATATGCTTTCACGCACGGTTACAGCAAAAATCTGAACGATCTGGGTTATATGTATCTGAAAGGCATCGGGACGGAGAAGAATCCGGAACGGGCGGAATACTGGCTTGAAAAAGCGGTCGCCGCCAATCCGGACGACGACGATGCGCTTTACAATCTCGGGCTCCTCGCACAGCAGGCAGGCGATTGCCGGAAGGCTGCCGCATACTTCACCCGCGTTCTCGAAATCGATCCCCAAGACCCGTACTCCCACTACCGGCTCGGCCGCATCCGGCTGTTCGGACTCGACGGCTCCCCCGACCCCGCCGCAGCCGGATTTCACCTCGAAGCCGCCCGGAAAAAGCTCGGCTGCGCCCGGCGGCTGCTCAGAAGCAAACGCTTTCAAAGCAGAATGGGAGAAAAAACGGAATGA
- the dnaG gene encoding DNA primase, translating to MGFGVSKDVIEEIRSRCDIVDLIGSFVPLKRSGTNTYKGLCPFHQEKTPSFHVDASRQMYHCFGCGKGGDVFRFYMDKENVGFSDALHMLASRVGVVIPENSGENSDPAEGRRRADARERLYRVNEDFCCFFERTLLGNPDSPPTQYLIKRGIPRDVAEKFRIGAAPDAWTACLEYGLSLGYTEEELVTSGIVRRKEETGRLFDHFKGRLTFAITNEQGRVVGFSARSLEAKPPAGKYINTPESPVFKKGNLLYALPLARKMMVEKNMAILCEGQLDTIAFHRAGFECAVAPQGTGFTEGQARILKRYANRIFLAFDADSAGQKAILRAVELLLPLSMEIKVIRIPGGKDPDELFRNGGPDAVAAAVDDAIPWLDVLVASLPERYDMDSPAGRGRAAGEVAGYLLKITSQVELELYIRKAATALQISEEAFWSELRRIQAGARRSDFSAVPTETAVPAPKPEKFASAPGLSAALLTLLELAISSEEAAKRLSELCSPEELGSEDTVGRALNAVIDAAQNGVHANAASLLGEMLIESPDPAVSRVLVEHREFADPEKALADSVAQLRRARSRESRAELLVRLRGTVDPAEKMAILKQISELR from the coding sequence ATGGGATTCGGCGTTTCGAAGGATGTGATCGAGGAGATCCGCTCCCGCTGCGATATCGTGGACCTGATCGGGAGTTTTGTGCCGCTCAAGCGGTCCGGAACCAACACCTACAAGGGGCTCTGTCCGTTCCATCAGGAGAAGACGCCGTCGTTCCATGTGGATGCGTCGCGGCAGATGTACCACTGTTTCGGGTGCGGCAAGGGCGGCGACGTGTTCCGTTTCTATATGGATAAGGAGAATGTCGGCTTTTCCGACGCGCTGCATATGCTTGCATCGCGCGTCGGCGTGGTGATTCCGGAGAACTCGGGTGAGAACAGCGATCCTGCCGAGGGCCGCCGCCGGGCCGATGCGCGGGAGCGGCTCTACCGCGTCAACGAGGATTTCTGCTGCTTCTTCGAGCGGACGCTGCTCGGGAACCCTGATTCCCCGCCGACCCAGTACCTGATCAAGCGCGGGATTCCGCGCGACGTTGCGGAGAAATTCCGCATCGGCGCGGCGCCGGATGCGTGGACCGCCTGTCTCGAATACGGGCTTTCGCTCGGTTATACCGAAGAGGAGCTCGTTACCTCCGGAATCGTCCGCCGCAAAGAGGAGACCGGGAGGCTCTTCGACCACTTCAAGGGGCGGCTCACCTTTGCGATCACGAACGAACAGGGCAGGGTTGTCGGGTTTTCGGCCCGCTCGCTCGAAGCCAAGCCGCCGGCCGGCAAATACATCAATACGCCGGAGAGCCCGGTGTTCAAGAAGGGGAATCTGCTTTATGCGCTGCCGCTGGCGCGCAAGATGATGGTCGAGAAGAATATGGCGATTCTCTGCGAAGGCCAGCTCGATACGATCGCCTTCCACCGCGCCGGCTTCGAGTGCGCGGTCGCGCCGCAGGGGACCGGGTTCACCGAGGGGCAGGCGCGGATTCTGAAGCGCTATGCGAACCGGATTTTCCTCGCCTTCGATGCGGATTCCGCCGGGCAGAAGGCGATTCTGCGCGCGGTCGAACTCCTGCTGCCGCTGTCGATGGAGATCAAGGTGATCCGCATACCGGGCGGCAAGGACCCGGACGAGTTGTTCCGCAACGGCGGCCCGGACGCGGTTGCCGCGGCGGTCGATGACGCGATTCCGTGGCTCGACGTGCTGGTCGCTTCGCTGCCGGAACGGTACGATATGGACTCCCCCGCCGGGCGCGGCCGGGCCGCCGGGGAGGTGGCCGGCTACCTGCTGAAGATCACGAGCCAGGTCGAGCTTGAGCTGTATATCCGCAAGGCCGCCACGGCGCTCCAGATCAGCGAGGAGGCGTTCTGGTCCGAGCTGCGCCGGATACAGGCCGGGGCGCGCCGGAGCGATTTTTCGGCGGTTCCCACCGAAACGGCGGTTCCGGCGCCGAAGCCGGAGAAATTCGCATCGGCGCCGGGGCTTTCGGCTGCGCTGCTGACGCTGCTTGAGCTGGCGATTTCGTCCGAGGAGGCGGCGAAGCGGCTGTCGGAACTCTGTTCGCCGGAGGAGCTCGGCAGCGAGGACACGGTCGGCCGGGCGTTGAACGCCGTGATCGACGCGGCCCAGAACGGAGTGCATGCGAACGCGGCTTCACTGCTCGGGGAGATGCTGATCGAGTCGCCGGACCCGGCGGTCAGCCGGGTGCTGGTCGAGCACCGGGAGTTCGCCGATCCGGAGAAGGCGCTGGCCGACTCCGTCGCGCAGCTGCGGCGCGCCCGCAGCAGGGAATCGCGGGCCGAGCTGCTGGTCCGGCTCCGCGGCACGGTCGATCCGGCCGAAAAAATGGCGATACTGAAACAAATTTCCGAATTGCGGTGA
- a CDS encoding acyltransferase: MKPSEETACGVTPEEFERFTLYCCRSDNSVDNLRRAELLGFGGGVRIAPGAIVRIGANPIGENSFIGLYCYVNGDVRIGRNVLIGPYCSLPAGNHKFDPATQSFATKRDAAKPIVIGDGSWLASGCTVTGGVTVGRCNLICANSVVTHDTPDYAIMAGTPARRIGEIDPESGEYRYWK; encoded by the coding sequence GTGAAGCCCTCTGAGGAGACCGCCTGCGGCGTGACGCCGGAGGAGTTCGAGCGGTTTACGCTCTATTGCTGCCGCTCCGACAACAGCGTGGACAATCTGCGCCGGGCCGAGCTGCTCGGTTTCGGCGGAGGAGTGCGGATCGCGCCGGGGGCGATCGTCCGCATCGGCGCGAATCCGATCGGCGAAAACAGTTTTATCGGGCTTTACTGCTATGTGAACGGCGACGTGCGCATCGGCCGCAATGTCCTGATCGGTCCGTACTGTTCGCTGCCGGCCGGGAATCATAAATTCGACCCGGCGACGCAGAGTTTTGCGACGAAGCGGGATGCCGCGAAGCCGATCGTGATCGGCGACGGCAGCTGGCTCGCGTCGGGATGCACGGTGACCGGCGGCGTGACGGTGGGACGCTGCAATCTCATTTGCGCGAACTCCGTCGTCACGCACGATACGCCGGATTATGCGATCATGGCCGGCACGCCGGCACGCCGGATCGGGGAGATCGACCCGGAGAGCGGCGAGTACCGTTACTGGAAGTGA
- a CDS encoding lipoprotein, translating to MKRFWLICAAGAAAVLTGCVREVESKEQKFVAGSLPLPEYAPLERYKLGINLEGDREYVAGGDSTLHFTITNLDTEPVRIPEWYMNEPDNLLLYCQPWFPGQEEPDENLWVPIEIETKKPDFRFPLELSPESKVFIDRDLRILRALKLTPEGERRFFIKVKLNLKSVDVESPVFGISVHSQEAEEAKLKAQQQRKQREAL from the coding sequence ATGAAACGGTTCTGGTTGATTTGTGCGGCGGGCGCGGCAGCGGTCCTGACCGGCTGCGTGCGGGAGGTCGAGAGCAAGGAGCAGAAGTTCGTGGCGGGGTCCCTGCCGCTGCCGGAGTACGCGCCGCTCGAGCGCTACAAGCTCGGCATCAACCTCGAGGGGGATCGCGAATATGTGGCGGGCGGCGACAGCACGCTGCATTTCACGATCACGAACCTCGATACGGAGCCGGTGCGGATTCCGGAGTGGTATATGAACGAGCCGGACAACCTGCTGCTCTACTGCCAGCCGTGGTTCCCCGGCCAGGAGGAGCCGGATGAAAATCTCTGGGTGCCGATCGAGATCGAGACGAAGAAGCCGGATTTCCGTTTCCCGCTGGAGCTCTCCCCGGAGAGCAAGGTGTTCATCGACCGCGACCTGCGCATCCTGCGCGCCCTGAAGCTGACGCCGGAGGGGGAGCGGCGCTTCTTCATCAAGGTGAAGCTGAATCTGAAGTCGGTCGACGTCGAGAGTCCGGTTTTCGGCATTTCGGTCCATTCGCAGGAGGCCGAGGAGGCGAAGCTCAAGGCGCAGCAGCAGAGGAAACAGCGTGAAGCCCTCTGA
- a CDS encoding metal ABC transporter substrate-binding protein, protein MGLRKIHLAIPLLAALILAGCGEEKKSAGDGRMPVYSGLPPVAFLASAVGGERVDSHSMLPEGRSPHDYSPGPREVRGVVSSRLFFTTGMSFENTVSRALAPERTRIVDVSAGVERIPFDGVGCDDPSHRHEGAAVHDHDCGHNHKHGEVCTHDHDRAGEAPCDDCAKDHAHGASDPHVWLSAHNAAVMAENIAKALSEADPAGAAVYAANLEALKRKLREGEEYAKRSLAPYAGREFYVYHPAFGYFAKMVNLRQEAIELGGREATPKRLSEIIRRALENRVRVVFVQPQFNPNSARALGNAIGGKVAPLDALAADIPANIRAMTDALIEGFASEGRK, encoded by the coding sequence ATGGGGTTACGAAAAATTCATCTGGCGATTCCGCTGCTCGCCGCGCTGATTCTGGCCGGCTGCGGGGAAGAGAAAAAATCCGCCGGCGACGGGCGGATGCCGGTTTACAGCGGGCTGCCGCCGGTCGCGTTTCTGGCCTCGGCCGTCGGCGGGGAGCGGGTCGACTCGCATTCGATGCTGCCCGAAGGGCGCAGCCCGCACGATTATTCGCCGGGCCCGCGCGAGGTTCGCGGCGTCGTGTCGTCCAGGCTCTTCTTCACGACCGGCATGAGTTTCGAGAATACGGTCAGCCGGGCGCTTGCGCCGGAGCGCACGCGCATTGTCGATGTGAGCGCGGGCGTTGAGCGGATCCCGTTCGACGGCGTCGGCTGCGACGACCCGTCGCACCGCCACGAGGGGGCCGCCGTGCACGATCACGACTGCGGACACAATCATAAGCACGGCGAAGTCTGCACGCACGATCACGACCGCGCCGGGGAGGCGCCCTGCGACGACTGCGCGAAGGACCACGCGCACGGCGCCAGCGATCCGCATGTCTGGCTTTCGGCGCACAACGCGGCGGTTATGGCGGAGAATATCGCAAAGGCGCTTTCCGAAGCCGATCCCGCCGGCGCCGCCGTCTACGCCGCGAATCTCGAGGCGCTCAAGCGGAAGCTGCGGGAGGGCGAGGAGTATGCGAAGCGGTCGCTCGCTCCGTATGCGGGGCGCGAATTTTATGTCTATCACCCGGCTTTCGGGTATTTTGCGAAGATGGTCAATCTCCGGCAGGAGGCGATCGAACTCGGCGGCCGCGAGGCGACGCCGAAGCGCCTTTCGGAAATCATCCGGCGCGCGCTGGAGAACCGTGTCAGGGTCGTTTTCGTGCAGCCGCAGTTCAATCCGAACAGCGCCCGGGCGCTCGGCAATGCCATCGGCGGCAAGGTCGCGCCGCTTGACGCGCTCGCCGCGGACATCCCCGCCAATATCCGCGCGATGACCGACGCCCTGATCGAAGGATTCGCATCCGAGGGGAGGAAATAG
- a CDS encoding metal ABC transporter permease: MNVFQELLRPEMSVWRYALIIGALSSVSLGIVGTMVVTRRISSLAGAASHAALGGIGVALFLQQMLLPWFAPMLGAVIGSVSAALVVGVVNLYAREREDTIINVVWALWMSIGLIFLHWTSGYVDLQGYLFGNILLVTRTEIYMTLGLDLLILIPTLLFYNNILAMSFDGTFAELRGVRVKLIYFLLLVLTALAIVLLINVVGIILVIALLTLPAATAGCFTRHLWSMMLGATILSGVFLVGGLFGGFWIDLPSGPVIVVLAALVYLCGLGFTAWRKRG, translated from the coding sequence ATGAACGTTTTCCAGGAGCTGCTGCGTCCGGAGATGAGCGTCTGGCGTTATGCGCTGATCATCGGGGCGCTTTCGAGTGTTTCGCTCGGCATCGTCGGGACGATGGTCGTGACGCGGCGGATCAGTTCGCTGGCCGGGGCCGCGTCGCATGCGGCGCTGGGCGGAATCGGCGTCGCGCTGTTCCTGCAGCAGATGCTGCTGCCGTGGTTTGCGCCGATGCTCGGCGCGGTGATCGGGTCGGTTTCGGCCGCGCTGGTGGTCGGCGTCGTGAATCTGTATGCGCGGGAGCGGGAAGACACGATCATCAACGTGGTCTGGGCGCTCTGGATGTCGATCGGCCTGATTTTCCTGCACTGGACGAGCGGATATGTGGATCTCCAGGGGTATCTGTTCGGCAACATCCTGCTGGTGACCCGGACGGAGATCTATATGACGCTGGGGCTGGATCTGCTGATCCTCATCCCGACGCTGCTGTTTTACAACAACATCCTTGCGATGTCGTTCGACGGCACGTTCGCGGAACTGCGCGGGGTGCGCGTGAAGCTGATCTATTTCCTGCTGCTGGTCCTGACGGCGCTGGCGATCGTGCTGCTGATCAACGTGGTCGGCATCATTCTCGTCATTGCGCTTCTGACGCTGCCCGCGGCGACGGCGGGGTGTTTTACGCGCCACCTGTGGTCGATGATGCTGGGCGCGACGATTTTGAGCGGGGTGTTTCTGGTCGGCGGCCTGTTCGGCGGTTTCTGGATCGACCTGCCTTCCGGGCCGGTGATCGTGGTGCTGGCGGCGCTGGTCTATCTGTGCGGACTCGGATTTACCGCGTGGCGGAAGCGCGGTTGA
- a CDS encoding SDR family oxidoreductase, which translates to MKKIFLTGITGLVGSAFVVALLRERQDCEFVCLARKSAVKSARQRTEEIIRDECKFDGCPELADRILSKVSVIEGDVVDLDPVEMAKNPLLEGVNVVFHCAADVNLGQDPTGRTFRINYQGSKNIVELAKLLKVKELHYVGTAYIAGRLVGRAIEDNPIDSGFNNPYEESKYKAEMLVRNSGIPFSIYRPSIITGRRSDGRIRKPLAFYRILEFLGKLKSHRCSKLGVPHVQPVNLGINFATIPSEHVYFVPIDYVQEAITALFQQPVENRAYHVTGESPLTTRQIQDAVCGVLRLEGVSIDPNEDSPNMDNKLMSRFLGDLFPYFSSDIVFDQSNVRKALGDKILDWEYGTKGLEILIRSYYKDYFPKVEWLQKLAATPMDEPVK; encoded by the coding sequence ATGAAGAAAATTTTTCTGACCGGCATCACCGGTCTCGTCGGCAGCGCCTTTGTCGTTGCGCTGCTCCGTGAACGGCAGGATTGCGAGTTTGTCTGCCTTGCCCGCAAAAGTGCCGTAAAGAGCGCCCGGCAGAGGACGGAGGAGATCATCCGCGACGAATGCAAATTCGACGGCTGTCCCGAGCTTGCGGACCGGATTCTCTCGAAGGTCAGCGTCATCGAAGGCGATGTGGTCGACCTCGATCCGGTTGAAATGGCGAAAAATCCGCTGCTCGAAGGCGTGAACGTGGTCTTCCACTGCGCGGCCGACGTGAATCTGGGACAGGACCCGACCGGGCGGACGTTCCGCATCAATTACCAGGGCAGCAAAAACATCGTCGAGCTTGCCAAGCTGCTCAAGGTCAAGGAGCTCCATTATGTCGGAACCGCGTATATCGCGGGCAGGCTGGTCGGGCGCGCCATCGAGGACAATCCGATCGACAGCGGCTTCAACAATCCCTATGAAGAGAGCAAGTACAAGGCTGAAATGCTGGTCCGGAATTCGGGAATCCCGTTTTCGATCTACCGGCCGTCGATCATCACCGGGCGCCGCTCGGACGGGCGCATCCGCAAGCCGCTGGCTTTCTACCGCATTCTCGAATTTCTCGGCAAGCTCAAGAGCCATCGCTGCTCGAAGCTCGGCGTTCCGCACGTCCAGCCGGTCAATCTCGGCATCAACTTCGCAACGATCCCGTCCGAGCATGTCTATTTCGTGCCGATCGATTATGTGCAGGAGGCGATTACGGCGCTTTTCCAGCAGCCTGTGGAGAACCGGGCCTACCATGTCACCGGCGAAAGCCCGCTGACCACCCGCCAGATCCAGGACGCGGTCTGCGGCGTGTTGCGACTCGAAGGGGTTTCGATCGACCCGAACGAGGATTCGCCGAACATGGACAACAAGCTCATGAGCCGCTTCCTCGGCGACCTTTTCCCGTATTTCTCGTCGGATATCGTCTTCGACCAGAGCAATGTCCGCAAGGCGCTCGGAGACAAGATCCTCGACTGGGAGTACGGCACGAAGGGGCTTGAGATCCTGATCCGCTCGTACTACAAGGACTATTTCCCGAAGGTCGAATGGCTCCAGAAGCTCGCGGCGACCCCGATGGACGAACCGGTCAAATAA